In one Streptomyces sp. T12 genomic region, the following are encoded:
- a CDS encoding DUF402 domain-containing protein, translating to MRSRFRSGEVVVRREILAGREWLVYPVRVASDDERALAVYLAQGTPLTFGHGDFRWGPHPWIEFEHVWQSSGVLQLQRPGDGYSVWGRWEDGVLSEWYVNFQAPLVRTERGFDTLDHELDLIIPGDGSPYRWKDVEHFEERVRTGGFDAEEAAAVRTAAASVVGLIERGACWWEQWRDWRAPADWAVPTRVPLEHG from the coding sequence ATGAGGTCACGGTTCCGCAGCGGTGAGGTCGTCGTCCGGCGGGAGATCCTGGCCGGCCGCGAATGGCTGGTGTACCCGGTGCGGGTGGCGAGCGACGACGAGCGGGCGCTCGCCGTATACCTGGCCCAGGGCACGCCGCTCACCTTCGGGCACGGCGACTTCCGGTGGGGCCCGCACCCCTGGATCGAGTTCGAGCACGTATGGCAGTCCAGCGGGGTCCTGCAGCTGCAGCGCCCCGGGGACGGCTATTCCGTGTGGGGCCGCTGGGAGGACGGCGTCCTGTCGGAGTGGTACGTCAACTTCCAGGCGCCTCTCGTCCGTACGGAGCGCGGGTTCGACACCCTGGACCACGAGCTGGACCTGATCATCCCCGGCGACGGCTCCCCGTACCGGTGGAAGGACGTCGAGCACTTCGAGGAGCGGGTGCGCACGGGCGGCTTCGACGCCGAGGAGGCGGCCGCCGTCCGCACGGCCGCCGCCTCCGTCGTGGGTCTCATCGAGCGGGGGGCGTGCTGGTGGGAGCAGTGGCGTGACTGGCGCGCGCCGGCCGACTGGGCCGTTCCGACCCGCGTGCCCCTCGAACACGGGTGA
- a CDS encoding formimidoylglutamate deiminase, giving the protein MTPTQQTRTYWLEHAWLDTHVEPGVALDVSDGRITAVRTDVPAPPPGAEILRGLTLPGLANAHSHAFHRALRGTVQVGSGTFWTWREVMYSFADRLTPETYHALARAVYAEMALAGITAVGEFHYVHHAPGGTPYADPNAMGEALVAAAADAGIRITLLDTAYLSSGFGQAPNSHQLRFSDGNAESWAERCSVLKDRDHARIGAAIHSVRAVPADQLATVARWAEERRAPLHVHLSEQTAENEACLEVHGCTPTQLLALHGVLGPRTTGVHNTHLTAEDISLIGGSGTGTCMCPTTERDLADGIGPAVALQNEGSPLSLGSDSHAVIDLLEEARAMELNERLHTRTRGHWTAAALLRAASADGHAALGWDDVGTIEPGARADLTTIALDSVRTAGPLPRLGAETAVFAASAADVSHTVVGGRHVVRDGVHALVPDVPKALADAVAALRG; this is encoded by the coding sequence GTGACGCCCACCCAGCAGACCCGTACCTACTGGCTGGAACACGCCTGGCTCGACACCCACGTCGAGCCGGGCGTCGCCCTCGATGTCAGCGACGGCCGCATCACCGCCGTCCGGACCGACGTCCCCGCCCCGCCCCCCGGCGCCGAGATCCTCCGCGGGCTCACGCTCCCCGGGCTCGCCAACGCCCACTCGCACGCCTTCCACCGCGCCCTGCGGGGCACCGTCCAGGTCGGCTCCGGCACCTTCTGGACCTGGCGCGAGGTCATGTACTCGTTCGCCGACCGGCTGACCCCGGAGACCTACCACGCCCTCGCCCGCGCCGTGTACGCCGAGATGGCGCTGGCGGGGATCACCGCCGTCGGCGAGTTCCACTACGTCCACCACGCCCCGGGCGGCACCCCGTACGCCGACCCGAACGCGATGGGCGAGGCCCTCGTCGCGGCCGCCGCCGACGCCGGCATCCGTATCACCCTCCTCGACACCGCCTATCTCTCCTCCGGCTTCGGGCAGGCCCCCAACAGCCACCAGCTGCGCTTCTCCGACGGGAACGCCGAGTCCTGGGCCGAACGCTGTTCAGTTCTCAAGGACCGAGATCACGCACGGATCGGGGCGGCGATCCACTCCGTACGGGCCGTGCCCGCCGACCAGTTGGCGACCGTGGCGCGGTGGGCCGAGGAGCGGCGGGCTCCGCTCCATGTGCACCTGTCCGAGCAGACCGCCGAGAACGAGGCGTGCCTGGAAGTCCACGGCTGCACCCCCACCCAGCTCCTCGCCCTGCACGGCGTGCTCGGACCGCGCACCACCGGCGTCCACAACACCCACCTCACCGCCGAGGACATCTCCCTGATCGGTGGCAGCGGCACCGGCACCTGTATGTGCCCGACCACCGAACGGGACCTCGCGGACGGCATCGGGCCGGCCGTCGCCCTGCAGAACGAGGGCTCCCCGCTCTCCCTCGGCTCCGACAGCCACGCCGTCATCGACCTGCTCGAAGAGGCGCGCGCGATGGAGCTCAACGAGCGCCTGCACACCCGCACCCGAGGTCACTGGACGGCTGCGGCCCTCCTGCGGGCGGCCTCGGCCGACGGCCACGCGGCCCTCGGCTGGGACGACGTGGGCACGATCGAGCCCGGCGCACGCGCCGACCTCACGACGATCGCGCTCGACTCGGTCAGGACGGCAGGGCCGCTTCCGCGGCTCGGGGCCGAGACGGCCGTATTCGCTGCGTCGGCAGCAGACGTGTCGCATACGGTCGTGGGTGGTCGGCACGTCGTACGGGACGGGGTCCACGCACTCGTACCGGATGTGCCGAAAGCCCTCGCGGACGCCGTCGCAGCCCTGCGCGGATGA
- a CDS encoding MurR/RpiR family transcriptional regulator — protein MSADRNTNGSAHGTDSPAARLQALFEGHRLTPTQRRIAHSMVRQAADVPFLSSVELAELAGVSQPSVTRFAVALGFDGYPALRKHLREVAPVEQAPDAGSYNEYQQAVEAEIENLRHLAEVLADPRPVQKAGRLLAASRPLPVLGLRAAASQAYGFSYFAAKVHPDVRLLHEGGTMIHDRIDAAVRAGATALLCFALPRHPREVVDTLAYAKEAGLTVVTVADSAFAPVAKVSDLLLPAAVGTGLAFDTACAPMLLGRVLLEAMCDDLPDAQARLEEFDARAAKRGLFVD, from the coding sequence ATGAGCGCGGACAGGAACACGAACGGGTCGGCGCACGGGACGGACAGCCCCGCCGCGCGGCTCCAGGCGCTCTTCGAGGGCCACCGGCTCACCCCGACCCAGCGGCGCATCGCGCACAGCATGGTGCGGCAGGCCGCCGACGTGCCGTTCCTGTCCAGCGTGGAACTGGCCGAACTGGCCGGGGTCAGCCAGCCCTCCGTGACCCGCTTCGCCGTCGCCCTCGGCTTCGACGGCTACCCGGCGCTGCGCAAGCACCTGCGCGAGGTCGCGCCCGTGGAGCAGGCCCCGGACGCCGGCTCGTACAACGAGTACCAGCAGGCCGTCGAGGCCGAGATCGAGAACCTCCGGCACCTGGCGGAGGTGCTGGCCGACCCGCGCCCGGTGCAGAAGGCGGGGCGGCTGCTCGCGGCCTCGCGTCCGCTACCCGTGCTCGGGCTGCGGGCCGCGGCCTCCCAGGCATACGGCTTCTCCTACTTCGCCGCCAAGGTGCACCCGGACGTACGGCTGCTGCACGAGGGCGGCACGATGATCCACGACCGTATCGACGCCGCCGTACGGGCCGGCGCGACGGCCCTGCTCTGCTTCGCGCTGCCCCGGCACCCGCGCGAGGTCGTGGACACCCTGGCGTACGCCAAGGAGGCCGGGCTGACGGTGGTGACGGTGGCGGACTCGGCCTTCGCGCCGGTCGCCAAGGTCTCCGACCTGCTGCTGCCCGCCGCCGTCGGCACGGGCCTCGCCTTCGACACGGCGTGCGCGCCGATGCTGCTGGGCCGGGTCCTGCTGGAGGCGATGTGCGACGACCTGCCGGACGCGCAGGCGCGGCTGGAGGAGTTCGACGCGCGGGCGGCCAAGCGGGGGCTGTTCGTCGATTGA
- a CDS encoding allantoate amidohydrolase, with amino-acid sequence MTFHSMWAELLPIGRSSASGGYRRFAWTGADLDCRAWFKEQAEARGLAYEVDRNGNQWAWAGDPAAGDAVVTGSHLDSVPDGGAFDGPLGVVSSFAALDELRGRGVDFAKPLAIVNFGDEEGARFGLACVGSRLAAGQLTVENAHRLTDGDGVSLPRAMEAAGYDPEAIGADPERLARIGAFVELHVEQGRALDLSGDRVGIASAIWPHGRWRFDFRGEANHAGTTRLVDRRDPMLAYAETVLAARREAQLAGAVATFGKISVEPNGVNAIPSLVRGWLDSRAEDQTSLDTVVGGIEKAAREYATAHGIDLDIVRESFTPVVEFDHALRDELARILGKDSDITVPVLGTGAGHDAGILSGTIPTAMLFVRNPTGVSHSPAEFAAEDDCVAGVIALADVLEGLACT; translated from the coding sequence GTGACCTTCCACAGCATGTGGGCGGAGTTGCTGCCGATCGGCCGCAGCTCCGCCTCCGGCGGCTACCGCCGCTTCGCCTGGACCGGCGCCGACCTCGACTGCCGGGCCTGGTTCAAGGAGCAGGCCGAAGCTCGCGGGCTTGCCTACGAGGTCGACCGGAACGGGAATCAGTGGGCCTGGGCCGGGGACCCCGCTGCCGGGGACGCCGTCGTCACCGGGTCGCATCTCGACTCCGTGCCGGACGGGGGTGCCTTCGACGGGCCCCTCGGAGTGGTGTCGTCCTTCGCCGCCCTCGATGAACTGCGGGGCAGGGGTGTGGACTTCGCCAAGCCCCTCGCCATCGTCAACTTCGGTGACGAAGAAGGCGCCCGGTTCGGGCTCGCCTGTGTCGGGTCACGGCTCGCCGCCGGGCAGCTCACCGTCGAGAACGCCCACAGGCTGACCGACGGGGACGGAGTCAGCCTGCCCCGGGCCATGGAGGCCGCGGGGTACGACCCCGAGGCCATCGGCGCCGATCCGGAGCGGCTCGCCCGCATCGGTGCCTTCGTCGAGCTGCACGTCGAGCAGGGCCGTGCCCTGGACCTGTCCGGCGACCGGGTCGGCATCGCCAGCGCCATCTGGCCGCACGGCCGGTGGCGGTTCGACTTCCGGGGCGAGGCCAATCACGCGGGCACCACGCGGCTCGTGGACCGGCGCGACCCCATGCTCGCGTACGCCGAGACCGTGCTCGCCGCCCGCCGGGAGGCGCAACTCGCCGGTGCCGTCGCCACCTTCGGCAAGATCTCCGTCGAGCCGAACGGCGTCAACGCCATCCCCTCCCTGGTACGCGGCTGGCTCGACTCCCGGGCCGAAGACCAGACGAGCCTCGACACCGTCGTCGGCGGCATCGAGAAGGCGGCCCGGGAGTACGCGACGGCCCACGGCATCGACCTCGACATCGTCCGTGAGTCCTTCACGCCCGTCGTCGAGTTCGACCATGCCCTGCGCGACGAACTGGCCCGCATCCTGGGCAAGGACTCCGACATCACCGTCCCCGTCCTGGGTACCGGGGCGGGACACGACGCCGGAATCCTCTCCGGGACCATCCCGACCGCCATGCTGTTCGTACGCAACCCCACGGGCGTCTCGCACTCCCCGGCCGAGTTCGCCGCCGAGGACGACTGCGTGGCCGGAGTCATCGCCCTCGCCGACGTACTGGAAGGACTGGCCTGCACGTGA
- a CDS encoding transposase produces the protein MEAAKEADVAGLARFTYRLRVSSTAQAGLLAEWGRCRWVWNECVARSKKARADGEECGPARLDRMLTEARAITPWLTRGASVPQQQMIRDFGKSRAKALKDIKNRLPVRQRAGMPRHKKKHEADPSLNYTRLGFRLKDGQIHLAGGIVLTVVWSRDLPSEPSSVRVYRDSLGHWYASFVVPAEVEPLPATGRALGVDWGVVETATTTSDAHDLPHAEHGRKAKAKLSRYDQMMARRKPKKGQAASKGYREAQRWRAKTYQKIARQRQDAARKWAKKVVRDHDAIAVEDFRPKFLARTSMARKAADAAIGTTKKALIEMGRKHGRDVRLVHPAHTTMDCGRCGARTKHALPLSERTYTCTTCGLVSPRDKNSARVMLVRAGLAPAGVEGVRPPGALLQEAA, from the coding sequence ATGGAGGCGGCGAAGGAAGCGGACGTGGCTGGGCTTGCTCGGTTTACGTACCGGCTGCGGGTGTCGTCTACCGCCCAGGCGGGGTTGCTCGCAGAGTGGGGCCGGTGCCGGTGGGTCTGGAACGAGTGCGTCGCCCGATCCAAGAAGGCCCGCGCCGACGGGGAGGAGTGCGGACCAGCCCGACTAGATCGAATGCTGACCGAAGCACGCGCGATCACGCCCTGGCTGACCAGGGGCGCCAGCGTGCCACAGCAGCAGATGATCCGCGACTTCGGCAAGTCGCGTGCCAAGGCCCTGAAGGACATCAAGAACCGCCTACCGGTCAGGCAACGGGCGGGAATGCCACGTCACAAGAAGAAGCACGAGGCTGATCCCAGCCTGAACTACACACGGCTCGGGTTCCGGCTGAAGGACGGTCAGATACACCTGGCGGGCGGCATCGTCCTGACCGTGGTGTGGTCGCGTGATCTGCCCTCCGAGCCCTCGTCGGTACGGGTGTACCGGGACAGTCTCGGCCACTGGTACGCCTCGTTCGTCGTCCCTGCCGAAGTCGAGCCGCTGCCCGCCACGGGCAGAGCGCTCGGTGTGGACTGGGGCGTGGTGGAAACCGCGACAACCACCAGTGACGCCCACGACCTGCCGCACGCCGAACACGGCAGGAAGGCCAAGGCCAAGCTGTCCCGGTACGACCAGATGATGGCCCGCCGCAAACCGAAGAAGGGACAGGCCGCCTCCAAGGGCTACCGCGAGGCGCAACGGTGGCGGGCGAAGACGTACCAGAAGATCGCCCGGCAGCGGCAGGACGCAGCCCGCAAGTGGGCGAAGAAGGTCGTGCGTGACCACGACGCCATCGCGGTTGAGGACTTTCGGCCGAAGTTCCTCGCCAGGACCAGCATGGCGCGCAAGGCGGCCGACGCCGCGATCGGCACGACGAAGAAGGCCCTGATCGAGATGGGGCGCAAGCACGGGCGGGATGTGCGCCTCGTTCATCCCGCGCACACCACAATGGACTGCGGACGGTGCGGAGCGAGAACCAAGCACGCCCTGCCGCTGTCGGAACGCACCTACACCTGCACCACCTGCGGACTAGTGTCCCCTAGGGACAAGAACTCCGCCCGTGTGATGCTCGTCCGGGCAGGTCTGGCCCCGGCTGGTGTCGAGGGCGTAAGACCCCCTGGAGCGCTTCTCCAGGAGGCCGCCTGA
- the hutU gene encoding urocanate hydratase, protein MSGPRPVRAPRGTELSALGWQQEAALRMLQNNLDPEVAEHPDKLVVYGGTGKAARDWRSFDAMVRTLRTLKQDETMLVQSGRPVGVMQTHEWAPRVLIANSNLVGDWANWEEFRRLEALGLTMYGQMTAGSWIYIGTQGILQGTYETFAAVAAKKFDGTLAGTITLTAGLGGMGGAQPLAVTMNDGVAICIDCDPRAIERRIEHRYLDVKADSLDHALQLAVEARDARRPLSIGVLGNAAELLPQLLAMGAPIDIVTDQTSAHDPLAYLPLGVDFEDMADAAAKDPAGFTTKARESMAQHVEAMVGFMDAGAEVFDYGNSIRGEAQLAGYERAFAFPGFVPAYIRPLFCEGKGPFRWAALSGDPADIAKTDKAILELFPENESLARWIKMAGERVHFQGLPARICWLGYGERDKAGERFNDMVASGELAAPLAIGRDHLDCGSVASPYRETESMLDGSDAIADWPLLNAMVNVASGASWVSLHHGGGVGMGRSIHAGQVTVADGTKLGGEKIRRVLTNDPGMGVIRHVDAGYDIAESVADERGVRVPMREGDDA, encoded by the coding sequence ATGTCAGGACCCCGCCCCGTCCGAGCGCCGCGCGGTACGGAACTGAGTGCCCTGGGATGGCAGCAGGAAGCCGCCCTGCGGATGCTGCAGAACAACCTCGACCCCGAGGTCGCCGAGCACCCCGACAAGCTCGTCGTCTACGGCGGCACCGGCAAGGCGGCCCGCGACTGGCGCTCCTTCGACGCGATGGTCCGCACGCTGAGGACGCTGAAGCAGGACGAGACCATGCTGGTCCAGTCCGGTCGCCCCGTCGGCGTCATGCAGACCCACGAGTGGGCCCCGCGCGTCCTCATCGCCAACTCCAACCTCGTCGGCGACTGGGCCAACTGGGAGGAGTTCCGCCGCCTGGAGGCCCTCGGCCTCACCATGTACGGCCAGATGACGGCCGGCTCCTGGATCTACATCGGCACCCAGGGCATCCTCCAGGGCACGTACGAGACCTTCGCCGCCGTCGCCGCGAAGAAGTTCGACGGCACCCTCGCCGGGACGATCACCCTCACCGCCGGTCTCGGCGGCATGGGCGGCGCCCAGCCGCTCGCCGTGACCATGAACGACGGTGTCGCGATCTGTATCGACTGCGACCCGCGCGCCATCGAGCGGCGCATCGAGCACCGCTACCTGGACGTGAAGGCCGACTCGCTCGACCACGCGCTGCAGCTGGCCGTAGAGGCCCGTGACGCCCGCCGCCCCCTCTCCATCGGCGTCCTCGGCAACGCGGCGGAACTGCTCCCGCAGCTCCTCGCCATGGGCGCCCCCATCGACATCGTCACCGACCAGACCTCGGCGCACGACCCGCTCGCGTACCTGCCGCTGGGCGTCGACTTCGAGGACATGGCGGACGCCGCCGCCAAGGACCCGGCGGGCTTCACCACCAAGGCCCGCGAGTCGATGGCCCAGCACGTCGAGGCCATGGTCGGCTTCATGGACGCCGGTGCCGAGGTCTTCGACTACGGCAACTCGATCCGGGGTGAGGCCCAACTCGCCGGTTACGAGCGGGCGTTCGCCTTCCCGGGCTTCGTCCCCGCCTACATCCGCCCCCTCTTCTGCGAGGGCAAGGGCCCGTTCCGGTGGGCCGCCCTCTCCGGCGACCCGGCCGACATCGCCAAGACCGACAAGGCGATCCTGGAGCTGTTCCCGGAGAACGAGTCCCTGGCCCGCTGGATCAAGATGGCGGGGGAGCGGGTGCACTTCCAGGGGCTGCCCGCGCGCATCTGCTGGCTCGGCTACGGGGAGCGGGACAAGGCGGGCGAGCGGTTCAACGACATGGTGGCGAGCGGCGAGCTGGCCGCACCGCTGGCGATCGGGCGCGACCACCTGGACTGCGGTTCGGTGGCCTCTCCCTACCGCGAGACCGAGTCCATGCTCGACGGCTCCGACGCGATCGCCGACTGGCCGCTGCTGAACGCCATGGTGAACGTGGCTTCGGGTGCCTCCTGGGTCTCCCTCCACCACGGGGGTGGCGTCGGCATGGGGCGGTCGATCCACGCCGGGCAGGTGACGGTGGCCGACGGCACGAAGCTCGGCGGGGAGAAGATCCGCCGGGTGCTCACCAACGACCCCGGCATGGGCGTCATCCGGCACGTGGACGCGGGCTACGACATCGCGGAGTCGGTCGCCGACGAGCGCGGTGTCCGTGTCCCGATGCGCGAAGGTGACGACGCGTGA
- a CDS encoding aromatic amino acid ammonia-lyase — protein MSSRIVDAPGAVHSGHTGLVVLDGIGLRVEDVVRLAGGTARPVPATDAMKRAEESWDAARLIAATGRVYGRSTGVGANRNEDVPTDAAAEHGLRLLRSHAGAIGEELPARQVRAMLAVRANQLLAGGAGLRPTVVTALCEALESGAHPVVNEFGSVGTGDLAALAQTGLALAGEHPWRGSGAPEPQQLDNNDALAFISSNALTLGQAALALHELRGLIAATQVVAALSLLAVDGSHEAYAAPVHAARPHRGSTEVARRMRELIGAEDRPTPPLGRIQDPYGFRCLPQIHGPAHDAADALEEVLAVEINAAAENPLISPGDMAAYHHGGFYQAQLALALDHFRLALTQVARLSTSRLSTLNEPAYTRLKPFLADHEPASSGVMILEYAAAAALGDLRAFSAPASLGHAVLSRGVEEQASFASLAARQTLRACGAYRLVVGCELVAAVRALRLRDLRPDPDLPVGRALELAESVLDDDLADRPLTDDVTAAAALLDRFTDIWRGSAA, from the coding sequence ATGTCGTCTCGGATCGTGGACGCACCCGGCGCTGTGCACAGCGGGCACACCGGCCTGGTCGTCCTCGACGGGATCGGGCTCCGCGTCGAGGACGTCGTACGCCTCGCGGGCGGCACCGCGCGCCCGGTGCCCGCGACCGACGCGATGAAGCGTGCCGAGGAGTCCTGGGACGCCGCCCGCCTCATCGCCGCGACCGGACGCGTCTACGGCCGCTCCACCGGCGTGGGCGCCAACCGGAACGAGGACGTGCCCACCGACGCCGCCGCCGAACACGGCCTGCGCCTGCTGCGCAGCCACGCCGGCGCCATCGGCGAGGAGCTGCCCGCGCGGCAGGTGCGGGCCATGCTCGCCGTCCGCGCCAATCAGCTGCTCGCCGGAGGTGCCGGCCTGCGGCCCACCGTCGTCACCGCGCTGTGCGAGGCGCTGGAGAGCGGGGCCCACCCGGTCGTGAACGAGTTCGGCTCGGTCGGCACCGGCGACCTCGCGGCGCTCGCGCAGACCGGCCTCGCGCTCGCGGGCGAGCATCCCTGGCGCGGCTCCGGCGCCCCCGAGCCGCAGCAGCTCGACAACAACGACGCGCTCGCGTTCATCAGCAGCAACGCCCTCACCCTCGGCCAGGCGGCCCTCGCCCTGCACGAACTGCGCGGGCTCATCGCCGCCACCCAGGTCGTCGCCGCCCTGTCGCTGCTCGCCGTCGACGGCTCCCACGAGGCGTACGCCGCCCCCGTGCACGCCGCCCGCCCGCACCGGGGCAGCACCGAAGTCGCCCGCCGGATGCGGGAGCTGATCGGCGCCGAGGACCGGCCCACCCCACCGCTGGGTCGGATCCAGGACCCGTACGGCTTCCGCTGCCTGCCCCAGATCCACGGCCCCGCGCACGACGCGGCCGACGCCCTGGAGGAGGTGCTCGCGGTGGAGATCAACGCGGCTGCCGAGAACCCCCTCATCTCCCCCGGGGACATGGCCGCCTACCACCACGGCGGCTTCTACCAGGCCCAACTCGCCCTCGCCCTGGACCACTTCCGGCTGGCGCTGACCCAGGTGGCGCGGCTCTCGACATCGCGCCTGTCCACCCTGAACGAGCCCGCCTACACCCGCCTGAAGCCCTTCCTCGCCGACCACGAGCCCGCCTCGTCCGGCGTGATGATCCTGGAGTACGCCGCCGCGGCCGCCCTCGGCGACCTGCGCGCCTTCTCCGCCCCCGCCTCGCTCGGCCACGCTGTACTCTCCCGGGGCGTGGAGGAGCAGGCCAGCTTCGCCTCGCTCGCCGCACGGCAGACACTGCGCGCGTGTGGCGCGTACCGTCTGGTCGTCGGCTGCGAACTCGTCGCCGCCGTACGGGCGTTGCGGCTGCGCGACCTCAGGCCCGACCCGGACCTTCCGGTGGGCCGGGCACTGGAGCTGGCCGAGTCGGTGCTCGACGACGACCTGGCCGACCGCCCGCTCACCGATGACGTGACGGCGGCGGCAGCACTGCTGGACCGGTTCACGGACATCTGGAGGGGGAGCGCCGCATGA
- a CDS encoding diaminopimelate decarboxylase, which yields MGSDNDTTGDVVDHGVSSAVGSGVDGGAGTGAGIGTGNRFQIPAHDAARVTRRDEAVRAAVEQGLLGPGSPIVGLLDVTGIRESAAALRAAFDAVVAPGTPVLHAFAVKATPLVPVLRLLREEGIGAEVASPGELALARAAGLRPEATVLDSPAKTPAELREALALGIAVNADNPQELDRIDGLVRSAASRSPLGLRVNPQVGGGSIEATSTATATSKFGVALRDEGAREWVVRAYQDRPWLTRLHAHTGSQGIPLALMAQGVAEAYALAEEINRRIGRRQIDTLDIGGGLPVNFSSDATTPTYAQYARLLRETVPGLFDGRYGLVTEFGRSLLAKHGTVVARVEYAKSAGGRPVAVTHAGVQVATRTVYAPGSWPLRIAAYDGKGRPKEGPAVVQDVAGPACFSGDLLAEGCALPLLEQGDYAAAVDTGAYYFAHHYAYNSLARPGVYGFAPDEAGGIAFATVREPQSLDEIVAESGGAHAASLTTLPARKRR from the coding sequence ATGGGCTCGGACAACGACACGACGGGGGATGTTGTGGACCACGGAGTGAGCAGTGCAGTGGGCAGCGGAGTGGATGGCGGAGCAGGCACCGGCGCAGGCATCGGTACGGGCAACCGATTCCAGATACCGGCGCATGACGCCGCCCGGGTGACCCGGCGGGACGAGGCCGTGCGGGCCGCCGTGGAGCAAGGGCTGCTGGGGCCCGGCTCCCCCATCGTCGGCCTGCTCGACGTCACCGGCATCCGGGAGTCGGCGGCGGCGCTGCGGGCGGCGTTCGACGCGGTCGTGGCGCCGGGCACGCCCGTACTGCACGCCTTCGCGGTGAAGGCGACCCCACTGGTGCCGGTCCTGCGGCTGCTGCGCGAGGAGGGCATCGGCGCGGAGGTGGCGAGCCCGGGTGAGCTGGCGTTGGCGCGGGCGGCGGGGCTGCGCCCGGAGGCGACGGTTCTGGACTCGCCCGCCAAGACGCCGGCCGAGCTGCGCGAGGCGCTGGCGCTGGGCATCGCCGTCAACGCGGACAACCCTCAGGAGCTGGACCGCATCGACGGCCTCGTCCGGTCCGCCGCCAGCCGCTCCCCGCTCGGACTCCGGGTGAACCCGCAGGTCGGCGGGGGTTCCATCGAGGCGACGTCCACGGCCACGGCGACCTCGAAGTTCGGAGTGGCGCTGCGTGACGAGGGGGCGCGGGAGTGGGTCGTACGGGCGTACCAGGACCGCCCGTGGCTGACCCGGTTGCACGCGCACACCGGCTCGCAGGGCATCCCGCTGGCGCTGATGGCCCAGGGGGTCGCGGAGGCGTACGCGCTCGCCGAGGAGATCAACCGGCGGATCGGGCGGCGGCAGATCGACACGCTCGACATCGGCGGCGGGCTGCCGGTGAACTTCTCCTCGGACGCGACGACACCGACGTACGCGCAGTACGCGCGGCTGCTGCGCGAGACGGTGCCGGGGCTGTTCGACGGGCGGTACGGGCTGGTCACGGAGTTCGGGCGCTCGCTCCTCGCCAAGCACGGGACGGTCGTGGCCCGGGTCGAGTACGCCAAGAGTGCGGGCGGCCGGCCGGTGGCGGTCACGCACGCGGGCGTGCAGGTCGCCACGCGCACGGTGTACGCGCCGGGGAGCTGGCCGCTGAGGATCGCCGCGTACGACGGCAAGGGGCGCCCGAAGGAGGGCCCGGCCGTGGTGCAGGACGTGGCCGGGCCGGCCTGCTTCTCGGGCGACCTGCTGGCCGAGGGGTGCGCCCTGCCGTTGCTGGAGCAAGGGGACTACGCGGCGGCGGTGGACACGGGGGCGTACTACTTCGCGCACCACTACGCGTACAACTCCCTTGCCCGGCCCGGCGTTTACGGCTTCGCTCCGGACGAGGCCGGGGGCATCGCCTTCGCGACCGTGCGCGAGCCGCAGTCGCTCGACGAGATCGTGGCCGAATCCGGAGGGGCGCACGCGGCATCGCTCACCACCCTGCCCGCACGGAAGCGCCGTTGA